One region of Mucilaginibacter gotjawali genomic DNA includes:
- the nagB gene encoding glucosamine-6-phosphate deaminase: protein MARLNLLEETRYEKLPVTVYGNQQQASVAVAGRIAALIRGKEAKGEKTVLGLATGVTPIGVYAELVRLHKEEGLSFKNVITFNLDEYYPMQAAAAQSYVTFMNENLFSHVDIDKSHVNIPDGTLSLDEVPAFCLEYEQKITALGGLDLQILGIGRTGHIGFNEPGSAPNSGTRLVTLDDLTRNDASRDFGGKSNVPTKAITMGVGTIFKAREIILMAWSLKKAPIVKKAVEGEISGEVPATYLQLSDHVEFVLDEAAASSLTRFDTPWLVKDCHWENGLKKKAVIWLAETVNKPILKLTEEDYNNHGMAQLAVEQGPVYNINIDIFNQLQHTITGWPGGKPHADDSQRPERAQPARKRSIIFSPHPDDDVISMGGTFIRLVDQGHDVHVAYQTSGNTAVWDDDVLRFVEFAIDFNQSIGEDNSKLKQIYEDMRAFIPTKKPNQVDTKEIRDVKGFIRKTEAISGARYAGLEDDHIHFMALPFYETGKIKKNTAGEADIKLTMELLQKVKPQQVFAAGDFADPNGTHLVCFNIIVAALNRLKATEDWVKDCWLWMYRGAWHEFETHEIEMAVPLSPQEVIRKRNAIFKHQSQKDRPVFPGDDAREFWVRAEDRTRETARNYDKLGMAEYEAMEAFVRYHF, encoded by the coding sequence ATGGCGAGATTAAATTTACTTGAAGAAACGAGGTACGAGAAACTGCCGGTAACGGTGTATGGCAACCAGCAGCAGGCGTCTGTTGCCGTAGCGGGCCGCATAGCGGCATTGATCCGCGGCAAAGAAGCCAAAGGCGAAAAAACTGTATTGGGGCTGGCTACCGGGGTAACCCCCATCGGGGTTTATGCCGAACTGGTAAGGCTGCACAAAGAAGAAGGCCTGAGCTTTAAAAACGTGATCACCTTTAACCTGGATGAATACTATCCCATGCAGGCTGCCGCAGCGCAAAGCTATGTGACCTTTATGAACGAAAACCTGTTTTCGCACGTAGATATCGATAAAAGCCATGTAAATATTCCCGACGGCACCCTGTCCCTTGACGAGGTGCCCGCCTTTTGCCTGGAGTACGAACAAAAGATTACCGCCCTTGGCGGGCTGGACCTGCAGATCCTGGGCATTGGCCGTACCGGGCACATCGGCTTTAATGAGCCGGGCTCGGCGCCAAACTCAGGGACAAGGTTAGTCACCCTGGATGACCTGACCCGGAACGATGCCTCCAGAGATTTCGGCGGTAAATCAAATGTGCCCACCAAAGCCATTACCATGGGCGTGGGTACCATCTTTAAGGCCCGCGAGATCATCCTGATGGCCTGGAGTTTGAAAAAAGCCCCGATCGTTAAAAAAGCAGTAGAAGGAGAGATCTCCGGGGAAGTACCGGCTACCTATTTGCAGTTATCGGATCATGTGGAGTTTGTGCTGGATGAAGCCGCCGCAAGTTCATTAACCCGTTTTGATACCCCCTGGCTGGTAAAAGACTGTCACTGGGAAAACGGCCTGAAAAAGAAAGCCGTGATCTGGCTGGCAGAAACCGTGAACAAGCCGATTTTAAAACTAACCGAAGAAGATTATAATAACCATGGCATGGCCCAGCTGGCCGTTGAACAGGGCCCTGTGTATAATATCAATATAGACATTTTTAACCAGTTGCAGCACACGATCACCGGCTGGCCGGGCGGTAAGCCCCATGCCGACGATTCGCAAAGGCCCGAAAGGGCACAGCCGGCCCGGAAGCGCTCCATCATCTTTTCGCCTCACCCGGACGATGATGTGATCTCCATGGGCGGTACCTTTATCCGTTTGGTTGACCAGGGGCACGATGTGCACGTAGCCTATCAAACCTCTGGCAACACGGCTGTATGGGATGATGATGTGCTCCGCTTTGTAGAATTCGCCATCGACTTTAACCAGAGCATCGGCGAAGACAACAGCAAGCTGAAACAAATCTATGAAGATATGCGGGCTTTTATCCCTACCAAAAAACCCAACCAGGTAGATACCAAAGAGATCAGGGATGTAAAAGGGTTTATCCGCAAAACAGAAGCCATCTCGGGGGCACGTTATGCAGGGCTCGAAGATGACCATATCCACTTTATGGCTTTGCCTTTTTACGAAACCGGCAAGATCAAAAAGAATACCGCCGGCGAAGCGGACATCAAACTAACAATGGAGTTGTTGCAAAAAGTAAAGCCGCAGCAGGTATTTGCCGCAGGCGACTTTGCCGACCCGAACGGAACGCATTTGGTTTGTTTCAATATCATAGTAGCGGCATTGAACCGCTTAAAAGCCACCGAAGACTGGGTAAAAGACTGCTGGCTGTGGATGTACCGGGGGGCATGGCATGAATTTGAGACCCACGAGATAGAAATGGCCGTACCGCTATCACCACAGGAAGTGATAAGAAAACGCAACGCGATCTTTAAACACCAAAGCCAGAAGGACAGGCCGGTATTCCCGGGGGATGATGCAAGGGAGTTTTGGGTAAGGGCCGAGGACCGCACCCGCGAAACTGCCCGTAATTATGATAAACTGGGCATGGCCGAATATGAGGCTATGGAGGCGTTTGTGCGGTATCACTTTTAA
- a CDS encoding excinuclease ABC subunit UvrA, whose product MDQNPIGRSSRSNPVTYVKAWDEIRNLYAGQAVSKAAGLKPSAFSFNVEGGRCDVCQGEGEVKIEMQFMADIFLTCETCGGKRFKQHILDVTYKDKNVSEVLSMTIEEALEFFAKEPKIIAKIKPLMDVGLGYVQLGQSSNTLSGGEAQRIKLASFLVKGNNANKTLFIFDEPTTGLHFADIKKLLKSFDALLEHGNTIIVIEHNMDVIKCADWVIDIGPEGGDNGGKVVFEGVPEDLIKEKESHTGQFLKERFH is encoded by the coding sequence GTGGACCAAAACCCCATTGGCCGTTCATCCCGGTCTAACCCGGTAACTTATGTAAAGGCCTGGGACGAGATCCGCAACCTGTACGCCGGGCAGGCGGTATCCAAAGCCGCCGGTTTAAAGCCATCGGCGTTTTCATTTAACGTGGAGGGCGGCCGCTGCGATGTTTGCCAGGGAGAAGGTGAAGTGAAGATTGAAATGCAGTTTATGGCGGATATCTTCCTTACCTGCGAAACCTGCGGCGGCAAACGCTTTAAACAGCATATCCTGGATGTTACCTATAAGGATAAAAATGTATCCGAAGTGCTGAGCATGACGATTGAAGAAGCTTTGGAGTTTTTCGCCAAAGAGCCAAAGATCATTGCCAAAATAAAACCTTTAATGGATGTGGGTTTGGGTTATGTGCAACTGGGCCAATCATCCAATACCCTGTCGGGTGGCGAGGCCCAGCGCATAAAGCTGGCGTCCTTCCTGGTGAAAGGCAACAATGCCAATAAAACCCTGTTTATTTTTGACGAACCGACCACCGGCCTCCATTTTGCCGATATCAAAAAGCTGCTTAAATCATTCGACGCCCTGCTGGAGCATGGCAATACCATTATTGTTATTGAGCATAATATGGACGTAATTAAATGTGCCGATTGGGTGATCGACATCGGCCCAGAAGGCGGCGACAACGGTGGTAAAGTGGTATTTGAAGGCGTACCGGAGGATTTGATTAAAGAGAAGGAATCGCATACGGGACAATTCCTTAAGGAAAGATTCCACTGA
- a CDS encoding M1 family metallopeptidase, whose translation MKKYQLLLLALGLLTLKANAQLGKAKALFTRADTLRGDLSTPLRTCYDIGYYHLDVKFDIEHKFISGSTLFKFTAMQDFTKLQFDLFANLKVEKVVYKGQELPYTREYNAVFVTFPVTIAKGSKDEFTVYYSGNPTIAKNAPWDGGIVFKKDSAGNPWVATACQGVGASIWWPNKDQQADEVDSALISISVPEGLQDASNGRLRKVTDLKNGYTRFDWFVSNPINNYDIEANIGKYTHFSDTYNGEKGKLTLDYWVLTYNLEKAKKQFGENVKDMISAFEHWFGPYPFYEDGYKLIEAPHLGMEHQSGTAYGNHYINGYLGRDLSGTGWGLKWDFIIVHESGHEWFGNNITSKDLADMWIHESFTNYSESLFVEQRYGKLAGQEYVHGTRISIENDRPIVGIYGVNKEGSEDMYYKGGNLLNMIRTIINDDEKWRNILRGLNKTFYHQTVTYDDVVDYISNQSGKNLKPVFDQYLHYKNIPILEFMVINGKLHCRWQADTKDFNMPVQVKIKGGEYQFIQPTTRFKPVSITGATKDNIEVDTFNYYIGVLVD comes from the coding sequence ATGAAAAAATACCAGTTGTTACTTTTGGCCCTCGGGCTTCTTACGTTAAAAGCAAACGCCCAGTTGGGCAAAGCCAAAGCATTATTTACACGTGCCGATACCCTGCGGGGAGATTTATCAACCCCATTGCGTACCTGCTATGATATCGGGTATTACCACCTGGATGTTAAGTTTGATATCGAACATAAATTCATCAGCGGCAGCACGCTCTTTAAATTTACCGCCATGCAGGATTTTACCAAACTGCAATTTGACCTGTTTGCCAATTTAAAAGTTGAAAAAGTGGTTTATAAAGGGCAGGAACTGCCTTACACCCGCGAATACAATGCTGTGTTTGTTACTTTCCCGGTTACAATAGCGAAAGGCAGCAAGGATGAATTTACGGTGTATTATTCGGGTAACCCCACTATTGCTAAAAACGCCCCCTGGGATGGTGGTATCGTTTTTAAAAAGGATTCAGCAGGTAACCCATGGGTAGCTACGGCTTGCCAGGGTGTTGGCGCCAGCATATGGTGGCCAAACAAAGACCAGCAGGCCGACGAGGTGGACAGTGCCCTCATCAGTATCAGTGTTCCTGAAGGTTTGCAGGATGCGTCAAATGGCCGCCTCAGAAAAGTAACTGACCTGAAAAATGGATATACCCGTTTCGATTGGTTTGTATCCAACCCTATCAATAACTATGATATTGAAGCAAATATTGGCAAATACACCCATTTTAGCGATACTTATAACGGCGAAAAAGGAAAGCTGACGCTGGATTACTGGGTATTGACTTATAACCTTGAAAAAGCTAAAAAACAATTTGGAGAGAATGTAAAGGACATGATCAGCGCCTTTGAACATTGGTTTGGCCCTTATCCTTTTTACGAAGATGGCTATAAGCTTATAGAGGCCCCGCACCTGGGTATGGAACACCAGAGCGGCACCGCCTATGGTAATCATTATATCAATGGCTACCTTGGCCGCGACCTTTCCGGGACCGGCTGGGGGCTTAAGTGGGATTTTATTATTGTTCATGAAAGCGGGCACGAGTGGTTTGGCAATAACATCACTTCAAAAGACCTCGCCGATATGTGGATCCATGAGAGTTTTACCAATTACTCTGAATCCTTATTTGTTGAACAGCGCTACGGCAAACTGGCGGGGCAGGAATATGTGCATGGTACCCGGATATCCATTGAAAACGATCGCCCGATTGTAGGTATTTACGGTGTAAACAAAGAAGGGTCGGAAGATATGTATTACAAAGGTGGTAACCTGCTGAACATGATCAGGACGATTATTAATGACGATGAAAAATGGCGCAATATCTTGCGGGGATTAAACAAAACTTTTTACCACCAAACGGTAACTTATGATGACGTTGTTGATTATATCAGTAATCAGTCAGGCAAAAACCTGAAACCTGTATTTGACCAGTACCTGCATTATAAAAACATCCCGATACTGGAGTTTATGGTGATTAATGGTAAATTACATTGCCGCTGGCAGGCCGATACAAAAGATTTTAATATGCCCGTACAGGTGAAAATTAAGGGTGGCGAATATCAATTTATTCAGCCCACCACCCGATTTAAACCTGTTTCGATAACAGGCGCCACGAAGGATAATATAGAGGTGGATACTTTTAATTATTATATCGGGGTGCTGGTGGACTAA
- a CDS encoding head GIN domain-containing protein produces MRSITRIFAVIVLLATSGVSIAKSHPSVTVNFSEIVDRHLSGFHAVDVAGSFDVYITQGSTESVKVEAPSDIISRIITEVDGGVLKIYNKHDTFNWGDLWGHHKKIVVYVVAKNLNSISLTGSGDAFFKEGISSNALRLSISGSGDMTGRVDAKNLDCSITGSGDMKLSGRAETSGVSLVGSGDFTARNLLTVNCAVRVSGSGDAQVNVSERIDASVSGSGDIRYTGSAKVVNSRKSGSGDISRF; encoded by the coding sequence ATGAGATCAATTACAAGGATTTTTGCCGTAATCGTGCTGTTGGCCACTAGCGGCGTTTCTATCGCGAAATCCCATCCATCTGTAACCGTAAATTTTTCGGAAATAGTCGACCGCCATCTTTCGGGTTTTCACGCAGTTGACGTAGCGGGGTCGTTTGACGTATATATCACCCAGGGTTCAACGGAATCTGTTAAGGTAGAAGCGCCGTCAGATATAATAAGCCGTATTATTACCGAGGTGGATGGCGGTGTGTTGAAAATATATAATAAACACGATACATTTAATTGGGGCGACCTTTGGGGGCACCATAAAAAAATTGTCGTATATGTAGTCGCAAAAAACCTTAACAGTATCAGTCTTACAGGTTCGGGCGATGCCTTTTTTAAAGAGGGCATTTCATCAAACGCATTACGCTTAAGCATCAGCGGGTCGGGCGATATGACAGGCAGGGTAGATGCAAAAAACCTTGATTGCAGTATCACAGGTTCGGGCGACATGAAACTTTCAGGGCGTGCCGAAACTTCAGGGGTTAGTTTGGTTGGATCGGGCGATTTTACTGCCCGCAATTTGCTTACTGTTAACTGCGCCGTAAGGGTATCCGGTTCAGGCGATGCACAGGTAAACGTGAGTGAAAGAATTGACGCTTCAGTAAGTGGCTCGGGCGATATACGCTATACCGGGTCTGCAAAGGTTGTCAACAGCCGTAAAAGTGGCAGCGGGGATATATCGCGGTTTTAG
- a CDS encoding CocE/NonD family hydrolase, protein MKKLFLLFGAALLFASAVAQPSQDSLYVREHYTKMEKYITMRDGIRLFTSIYLPKDQSKKYPIIMTRTPYSVGPYGENDYKRTLGQNMLLARDGFIFVYQDVRGRWMSEGKFVDVRPDIDHKKTNKETDESSDTYDTIDWLIKNLPNNNGKVGIEGISYPGFYSTASLPDAHPALKAVSPQAPVTDWFIGDDFHHNGALFVMDAFSFMTGFGVPRPKPITPAEFKNPVKYKEKDNYKFYLDLGALPNYKKRYLGDSVKFWDNMMAHPNYDWFWKAMNIRPHLKNITPATMVVGGFFDAEDAFGAQQVFKALEKQNPATHPNMLVLGPWFHGGWERGDGQFFGDQNFGSKTSEWFRENVELPFFKFYLKDEKILDLPKATIFITGSNEWHKFNQWPPKNTTEKTLYFGANGQLSFAPQKTKNAVFDEYISDPNSPVPYQDGIQANRTREYMLDDQRFAGRRPDVKVYQTDTLKEDITLTGPVIADLFASTSGTDADFVVKLIDVFPDNCPDPKPNPKNVTMAGYEMMVRGEVFRGKFRNSFEKPEPFVPGKITEVKYNLPDVAHTFKKGHRIMIQVQNSWFPLVDRNPQKFEDIDQAKDTDFQKATIRIYHNDAALSNVKVTVLE, encoded by the coding sequence ATGAAAAAACTATTTCTCCTGTTTGGGGCTGCATTATTATTTGCATCTGCGGTTGCACAGCCATCGCAAGATTCGCTGTATGTGAGGGAACACTACACCAAGATGGAAAAGTATATCACCATGCGCGACGGGATCCGCCTGTTTACGTCGATATATCTTCCAAAGGATCAATCAAAAAAATATCCGATCATCATGACCCGTACGCCTTACAGCGTTGGTCCGTATGGCGAAAACGATTACAAGCGTACACTTGGGCAGAATATGCTGTTAGCCAGGGACGGCTTTATTTTTGTTTACCAGGATGTCAGGGGCCGCTGGATGAGTGAAGGAAAGTTTGTTGATGTGCGCCCCGACATCGACCATAAAAAAACAAATAAAGAAACCGACGAAAGTTCGGACACCTACGATACGATTGACTGGCTGATTAAAAACCTGCCCAATAACAATGGTAAAGTTGGTATTGAGGGAATTTCGTACCCGGGCTTTTATTCAACAGCCTCCCTGCCTGATGCCCACCCCGCTTTAAAAGCAGTTTCGCCGCAGGCGCCGGTTACCGACTGGTTTATCGGCGATGATTTTCATCATAACGGGGCGCTTTTCGTAATGGACGCGTTTTCTTTCATGACCGGTTTTGGCGTTCCGCGTCCTAAACCCATTACACCGGCAGAATTTAAAAACCCGGTTAAATATAAGGAGAAGGATAATTATAAGTTTTACCTGGATTTAGGAGCATTACCCAACTATAAGAAACGCTATTTAGGCGACTCGGTAAAGTTTTGGGACAATATGATGGCCCATCCCAACTATGATTGGTTTTGGAAGGCAATGAATATCCGCCCGCACCTTAAAAATATCACGCCGGCGACAATGGTGGTTGGTGGTTTTTTTGATGCGGAAGATGCCTTTGGCGCTCAGCAGGTTTTTAAGGCATTGGAAAAGCAAAACCCGGCAACGCACCCTAATATGCTGGTATTGGGCCCCTGGTTTCATGGCGGCTGGGAGCGGGGCGACGGGCAGTTTTTTGGCGACCAGAATTTTGGCTCCAAAACAAGCGAATGGTTTCGCGAAAATGTTGAACTACCCTTTTTTAAGTTTTACCTGAAGGATGAAAAGATACTCGACCTGCCAAAAGCTACCATATTTATAACCGGCAGTAACGAATGGCATAAGTTTAACCAATGGCCGCCTAAAAATACAACAGAGAAAACGCTGTATTTCGGCGCCAATGGCCAGCTTTCTTTTGCTCCTCAAAAAACGAAGAACGCCGTTTTTGATGAGTATATCAGCGATCCCAATTCACCGGTTCCTTACCAGGACGGGATACAGGCAAACCGTACCAGGGAATATATGCTGGATGACCAGCGTTTTGCCGGAAGAAGGCCCGATGTGAAGGTTTACCAAACGGATACTTTAAAGGAAGATATTACGCTTACCGGGCCCGTAATTGCGGACCTGTTTGCATCAACATCAGGCACTGATGCCGATTTTGTAGTAAAACTGATAGATGTTTTTCCGGATAATTGTCCTGATCCAAAACCTAATCCCAAAAATGTAACCATGGCAGGCTACGAAATGATGGTAAGGGGAGAAGTGTTCAGGGGTAAATTCCGTAACTCTTTCGAAAAACCGGAACCTTTTGTGCCGGGAAAAATAACTGAGGTCAAATATAATCTCCCTGATGTTGCCCACACATTTAAAAAAGGGCACAGGATCATGATCCAGGTTCAAAATTCCTGGTTCCCGCTGGTTGACCGCAATCCGCAAAAATTTGAGGATATTGACCAGGCAAAAGATACTGACTTTCAAAAAGCAACCATCAGGATCTATCATAATGATGCCGCACTTTCTAATGTAAAAGTTACCGTATTAGAATAA
- a CDS encoding excinuclease ABC subunit UvrA produces the protein MNEAEKDPQHHIIIKGARVHNLKNMDVAIPKNKLVVVTGMSGSGKSSLAFDTLYAEGQRRYVESLSSYARQFLGRMNKPDVDYIKGIAPAIAIEQKVITSNPRSTVGTSTEIYDYLKLLFSRIGKTISPVSGGIVKKDSVTDVINFIMTLPTDTQVTVLCPLYPHNNRSLKEELAVLMQKGFVRVEFRGKLSRIEDLLEDMSIVDDGSWLVEEIEEEVKGESGKVKGKKEEVKGESLKAKGKAEKDHGQKAIDIHQTVRIVIDRITKNEEDETVSRLGDSIQTAFFEGKGDCYVRYKAPGAETETERFFCDRFELDGIRFEEPTANFFSFNNPYGACKRCEGYGKVIGIDGDLVIPDKSKSVYEGAIAPWRGEKMREWNDLLVKNALKFDFPIHRQYNQLTEAQQRLLWTGNAYFRGLDVFFKELEEQTYKIQYRVMLSRYRGKTTCPECKGSRLRQDASYVKINGKSITDVVLMPLDNALAFFNTIELNETDLKVGKRLLMEITNRLSFLNDVGLRYLTLNRLSNTLSGGESQRINLATSLGSSLVGSIYVLDEPSIGLHPRDTQRLIHVLKSLRDVGNTVLVVEHEEEIMKAADHIIDIGPEAGTHGGHLVFSGTYDEIIKDEKSLTGRYLSGRDEIAIPKSRRKWNDFIEIKGARENNLKHVNAKFPLGILTVVTGVSGSGKTSLVKRILAPALQKHWAIITPSKPVPTIVLKGITKKLNR, from the coding sequence ATGAACGAAGCAGAAAAAGATCCTCAGCATCATATTATTATAAAAGGGGCAAGGGTGCACAACCTCAAGAATATGGATGTGGCGATACCCAAAAATAAGCTCGTGGTAGTTACCGGCATGTCGGGTTCGGGCAAATCATCGCTTGCTTTTGATACGTTGTATGCCGAAGGGCAGCGCCGCTATGTGGAAAGCTTGTCATCCTATGCCCGGCAGTTTTTAGGCCGGATGAATAAACCGGATGTTGATTATATAAAAGGCATAGCCCCGGCCATCGCTATCGAGCAAAAGGTGATCACTTCTAACCCGCGGTCAACTGTGGGTACATCAACCGAGATCTACGACTACCTGAAACTGCTTTTTTCGCGGATCGGGAAAACCATCTCGCCGGTTTCCGGCGGTATCGTAAAAAAAGATTCGGTTACGGATGTGATCAATTTTATTATGACACTGCCAACCGATACACAGGTTACCGTGCTTTGCCCGTTGTACCCGCACAATAACCGCAGTTTAAAAGAAGAGCTGGCGGTACTGATGCAAAAAGGCTTTGTTAGGGTTGAATTCAGAGGTAAACTCTCACGAATTGAAGACTTACTGGAAGACATGAGCATTGTTGATGACGGATCGTGGCTGGTTGAGGAAATTGAAGAAGAGGTGAAAGGCGAAAGCGGAAAGGTGAAAGGTAAGAAAGAGGAGGTGAAAGGTGAAAGCTTAAAGGCGAAAGGTAAAGCTGAAAAAGACCATGGACAAAAAGCCATAGATATCCACCAAACCGTAAGGATCGTCATTGACCGGATCACCAAAAACGAAGAAGACGAAACGGTCAGCCGCCTGGGCGACTCTATCCAAACCGCGTTTTTTGAAGGCAAGGGCGATTGCTATGTGCGTTATAAAGCACCCGGGGCCGAAACTGAAACCGAACGCTTTTTTTGCGACAGGTTTGAGCTGGACGGGATCCGTTTTGAAGAGCCGACTGCAAACTTTTTTAGCTTTAACAATCCTTATGGCGCCTGCAAGCGCTGCGAAGGTTATGGTAAGGTGATTGGCATTGACGGGGATCTGGTTATCCCCGATAAAAGCAAGAGTGTGTACGAGGGTGCTATTGCCCCCTGGCGTGGTGAGAAGATGCGCGAATGGAACGATTTGCTGGTAAAAAACGCCTTAAAATTTGATTTCCCCATCCATCGGCAATATAACCAGCTTACAGAGGCACAACAAAGGTTGTTATGGACCGGAAATGCATATTTCCGTGGGCTGGACGTATTTTTTAAGGAGCTGGAAGAACAAACCTATAAAATCCAATACCGGGTGATGCTGTCTCGCTATCGCGGCAAAACTACCTGCCCCGAATGTAAGGGCAGCCGCTTACGGCAGGATGCATCCTATGTTAAAATCAACGGAAAGTCGATCACCGATGTGGTTTTAATGCCGCTGGATAATGCGCTTGCGTTTTTTAATACGATAGAACTGAATGAAACCGACCTTAAAGTGGGCAAACGCCTGCTGATGGAGATCACCAACCGCCTGTCGTTTTTAAACGATGTAGGCTTGAGGTATTTAACCCTTAACCGTTTATCCAATACCCTTTCGGGGGGTGAGTCGCAGCGGATTAACCTGGCAACATCGTTAGGCAGCAGTTTGGTGGGTTCGATATACGTTTTGGACGAACCGAGCATCGGCCTGCACCCGCGGGATACCCAGCGCCTGATCCATGTGTTAAAATCATTGCGCGATGTGGGCAACACGGTTTTGGTGGTGGAACACGAAGAGGAGATCATGAAAGCGGCCGACCATATCATCGATATCGGCCCCGAAGCCGGTACGCACGGCGGCCACCTGGTTTTTTCGGGGACTTATGATGAAATTATTAAGGATGAAAAAAGCCTTACCGGCCGGTACCTCAGCGGCAGGGACGAAATAGCTATCCCCAAAAGCCGCCGGAAATGGAACGACTTTATTGAAATAAAAGGCGCCCGCGAAAATAACCTGAAGCATGTAAACGCCAAATTCCCGTTAGGGATTTTAACAGTAGTTACCGGTGTGTCCGGCTCGGGTAAAACCAGTTTGGTAAAACGGATCCTGGCGCCTGCACTACAAAAACACTGGGCAATTATAACGCCGAGCAAACCGGTGCCTACGATAGTATTGAAGGGGATTACCAAAAAGTTGAACAGGTAG
- a CDS encoding ArnT family glycosyltransferase, producing the protein MPDNVSYTSAKSSKIILYFLLFWTILNAIQAFTLELQADEAYYWLYSRYLDWGYFDHPPMVALFIRFGYALIHNEFGVRLLTVLASSASVYLLWLILKKYAVDAVAFVLVVSGIFIFHIYGFTITPDGPLFFFTVLFYYVYQRYIEQDKWSLAIILAVVIACLLYSKYNGVLLIGFTVLANIKLLKRGSFWAIVILSCALYLPHILWQANHGYPSINYHLFERSARTYDFTDTFSYIPGQLFMAGPLIGWFLFYKAFTTKIKDAFVRTLMVNCVGTFLFFFFSSSRGEVQPHWTFILFAPLVMLVLIHFKQQNGRPKWLFPLAMVNLSLILVVRLIIIFGFGFARTYGHLKSYYGFKDWAHVVKQKAGEHYVVMSEGFQNPAKYDFYTNSLKCFAYDTRYYRRTQFDIWPMEDSLQHKKVFYLNWFPIKGLTTDSIKVPAGTWYTAWIDDFRTYQQIIFETPTYKITKAPGDKTNFQLTFKNPYPYAISFSNKGYTHAVVLEACFFKGDNIINTQKADSTFNQINLKPGETGRYNFTLNAPLEKGSYDLLFSLRTDPFPGSKNGRIITFTVK; encoded by the coding sequence ATGCCAGATAACGTTTCATATACCTCGGCCAAATCCAGCAAGATCATTCTCTATTTTTTGTTGTTTTGGACGATATTGAATGCCATCCAGGCTTTTACCCTTGAGCTGCAGGCCGATGAAGCCTACTACTGGCTGTATTCCCGCTACCTGGATTGGGGTTATTTTGACCATCCGCCCATGGTGGCGTTGTTTATCCGCTTTGGCTATGCATTAATCCATAATGAGTTTGGCGTAAGGTTGTTGACCGTACTGGCCAGTTCTGCCTCTGTTTATTTGCTTTGGCTCATCCTAAAAAAATATGCGGTTGATGCCGTGGCCTTTGTATTAGTTGTATCAGGGATCTTTATTTTCCATATTTATGGATTTACCATCACGCCGGATGGGCCGCTCTTCTTTTTTACCGTGCTGTTTTATTACGTATACCAGCGATATATTGAACAGGACAAATGGAGCCTGGCAATAATATTGGCCGTGGTTATCGCCTGCCTGCTTTACAGTAAATACAATGGGGTGTTACTGATCGGGTTTACGGTGCTTGCAAATATCAAATTATTAAAGCGCGGATCGTTTTGGGCCATCGTTATCCTGTCGTGCGCCCTGTACCTGCCTCACATATTATGGCAGGCAAATCACGGTTATCCTTCCATCAATTATCATTTGTTCGAACGTTCGGCCCGCACTTATGATTTCACCGATACTTTTTCCTATATCCCCGGCCAGCTGTTTATGGCGGGCCCGCTGATTGGCTGGTTCCTGTTTTACAAAGCTTTTACCACCAAAATAAAAGATGCCTTTGTGCGCACCCTAATGGTAAACTGTGTTGGTACGTTTTTATTCTTTTTCTTTAGCAGCAGCCGCGGCGAGGTACAACCGCACTGGACTTTCATCCTGTTTGCTCCCTTAGTGATGCTGGTGCTCATCCATTTTAAACAGCAAAACGGCAGGCCGAAATGGCTTTTCCCATTGGCCATGGTTAATTTGAGCCTGATATTGGTGGTTAGGCTGATCATTATTTTCGGCTTCGGCTTTGCAAGGACTTATGGCCATTTAAAAAGCTATTATGGCTTTAAAGATTGGGCTCACGTGGTAAAACAAAAAGCCGGCGAACATTATGTAGTCATGAGCGAGGGTTTCCAAAACCCGGCGAAATACGATTTCTATACCAACAGCCTGAAATGTTTTGCCTACGATACCCGCTATTATCGCCGCACACAATTTGACATCTGGCCCATGGAGGACAGCCTTCAGCATAAAAAGGTATTTTACTTAAATTGGTTCCCGATAAAAGGATTAACGACCGATTCTATAAAAGTGCCTGCCGGTACCTGGTACACCGCCTGGATTGACGATTTCCGTACCTACCAGCAAATTATTTTCGAAACCCCGACCTACAAAATAACAAAAGCACCGGGCGATAAAACCAATTTCCAGTTAACTTTTAAAAATCCTTATCCTTATGCCATCAGCTTTAGCAACAAGGGTTATACACATGCTGTTGTTTTGGAGGCTTGTTTTTTTAAGGGTGATAACATTATTAATACCCAAAAAGCCGACAGCACTTTCAATCAAATAAATTTAAAACCCGGTGAGACCGGCCGTTATAATTTTACATTAAATGCCCCGTTGGAGAAAGGAAGTTACGATCTGCTGTTTTCGCTGCGTACCGATCCGTTCCCGGGAAGCAAAAATGGCAGAATTATTACCTTTACAGTTAAATAA